The following coding sequences are from one Pieris napi unplaced genomic scaffold, ilPieNapi1.2, whole genome shotgun sequence window:
- the LOC125062978 gene encoding uncharacterized protein LOC125062978 codes for MDINKVFNNVQSYCQRSEVIGVSQCHNLLQPLEAILKDLQRDFNAVSHLVSDNYVSKRSAWFSGIGTVFKHIFGTLTEDDAKTYEDAIKTLYENDKKISGTLKKTVIASQSAISNINQSLHEMNLNQAKLNGVVKQLASSVSNITNAFNEVNFRNNFYNILNILQSSLLTLSFKVEDLLNSILLIKSNTLHPSVLTPNQMYNDIVNNFKLLPKYRDFPVIIDISNIHILINIADLTCYYFNEKLMFIVKIPLVTLEHFNIYKTVPLPIPHTEGNLNSFAMILPSEQFLALSTDKLSYIYLKDLNDCKSILTDTYLCEITDVYAVLNNPSCEIEIITKALTSLPENCPVNVMFGDLDIWHKLNNNKWIFVQSKSTKLSIECNQNVSELVISGTGVLSLPIDCVGFHKNLKLVTKVYPKTYVPAVSSNFDIINDDCCKSVNKLSNNISIPKIKIINLDNLKSIKAISDMSMEDLNEIKNPNNFNNHVSFPILSIFSVILVISFVFVYFYKKGKCSRKLQVSNNIPVEQDNNLANQSNPSVARLRVC; via the coding sequence ATCCTTAAAGATCTCCAACGTGACTTTAATGCCGTTTCACATCTAGTATCCGATAATTACGTTTCGAAAAGATCTGCATGGTTTTCCGGAATAGGCACTGTATTTAAACACATATTCGGTACCTTGACCGAAGATGATGCGAAGACCTATGAAGACGCTATTAAAACTCTTTATGAAAATGATAAAAAGATTTCAGGAACATTGAAGAAAACCGTAATTGCTTCCCAATCTGCCATTTCCAATATAAATCAATCCTTACATGAAATGAACCTTAATCAAGCAAAATTGAATGGTGTCGTCAAACAATTAGCGTCTTCGGTATCCAATATAACAAATGCTTTTAATGAGGTTAACTTtaggaataatttttataacattttaaatattttacaatcaaGCTTACTGACTTTATCATTTAAGGTGGAAGACTTACTTAACTCCATTTTACTCATTAAAAGTAACACATTGCATCCTTCAGTTCTAACCCCGAACCAAATGTACAatgatattgtaaataattttaagttactACCTAAGTACAGAGATTTTCCTGTAATCATAGATATAAGCAATATTCATATTCTAATTAATATAGCCGATTTAACTTGTTACTATttcaatgaaaaattaatgtttattgtaAAGATTCCACTCGTAACCttagaacattttaatatctataaaactGTACCATTGCCGATTCCACATACGGAGggtaatttaaattctttcgCTATGATCCTCCCTTCGGAACAATTTTTAGCCTTGAGCACAGATAAACTATCTTATATCTATCTCAAAGATTTAAATGATTGTAAAAGCATACTTACCGATACTTACCTTTGTGAAATAACCGATGTCTACGCAGTACTTAATAACCCTTCATGTGAAATCGAAATAATTACTAAAGCCTTAACTAGCCTTCCGGAAAATTGTCCTGTTAATGTTATGTTTGGTGATTTAGATATTTGGCATAagctaaataataacaaatggATATTTGTACAATCAAAATCCACTAAATTGTCTATTGAATGTAATCAAAATGTATCTGAGTTAGTTATATCCGGTACAGGTGTACTAAGTTTACCAATAGATTGTGTAGGTTTTCATAAAAACCTTAAGTTGGTGACTAAAGTGTATCCTAAAACATATGTACCCGCTGTATCCTCgaattttgatattattaacGATGATTGTTGTAAAAGTGTAaacaaattaagtaataacatttctattccAAAAATCAAGATTATTAACcttgataatttaaaatcaattaaagcTATATCAGACATGTCAATGGAGGATCTAAATGAGATCAAGAAtcctaataattttaataatcatgttagctttcctattttaagtattttctcTGTAATCTTAGttattagttttgtttttgtatatttttataagaaaggCAAATGTTCAAGAAAACTCCAAGTTTCCAATAATATCCCGGTTGAGCAAGATAATAATCTGGCAAACCAGAGTAATCCTTCAGTAGCCCGCTTGCgagtttgttaa